One part of the Sulfolobus tengchongensis genome encodes these proteins:
- a CDS encoding molybdopterin-dependent oxidoreductase: MASNWSLKIYGLVEKQLNLSLDDIRKLPVVTITFDFRCVEGWVIENSEWQGVRVRDVLSLAKPLSNAKYSIFKSGDYTITLELNKALNDNVILAYAYKGELLTEKRGGPVRLVFPFQQCYESVKWLSEIEITDKYRESTGKRIALSRIGKGP; this comes from the coding sequence ATGGCTAGTAATTGGTCATTGAAAATTTACGGATTAGTTGAAAAGCAACTTAATTTATCGTTAGATGATATACGTAAACTTCCAGTAGTTACTATTACTTTCGATTTCAGATGTGTTGAAGGCTGGGTTATAGAAAATTCTGAATGGCAAGGAGTAAGGGTAAGGGACGTATTATCATTAGCTAAACCCCTTAGCAATGCTAAATATAGTATCTTTAAGTCCGGAGACTATACTATAACGTTAGAGTTAAATAAGGCATTAAACGATAATGTCATATTAGCTTACGCATACAAGGGAGAGTTATTAACAGAGAAACGAGGTGGTCCAGTAAGGTTAGTGTTTCCATTCCAACAATGTTATGAAAGTGTAAAATGGTTGTCGGAAATAGAGATAACTGATAAATATAGAGAGTCTACAGGAAAGAGGATAGCTTTGAGTAGAATAGGTAAAGGCCCATGA
- a CDS encoding MFS transporter, producing the protein MIKKVQVSEVEVIKKYKNVSNRALTAGTLAFFAGFAAVALFGTTVLKVGPILHLNLVEISWLVAIPIVTGSLLRIPFSLLVDKYGRWTLFTQLVIGFLGMVGIAYTLKQINTLPHTTAYYMLLLFGAIAGTSISTFSSGITYVSYFFPQRKQGTALGIFAGIGNSAPGIFTAILPFALASLGLVNAYIAWASFLALMIIIYALISLDPLYITCIKRCGKNKDEAQNLLKAAGFEIVPSGSLSESLKNASKDPRVWALVIMYLTSFGGFEALTEWLPTYWKSFMHVTSVEAGILTGVVYSLVTALIRIFGGWSSDKFGGEKVALISYIIMILGSIVFIMAYSIPISVSAEIIMAIGMGIANGAVYKLVPRYSPKAVSGASGLVGGLGSAGGLLIPPVMGYIASATNFPYAFTVFTILGIVSVALSVTLWKIGGNKNE; encoded by the coding sequence ATGATTAAAAAAGTTCAAGTAAGTGAAGTTGAAGTAATTAAAAAATATAAAAACGTAAGTAATAGAGCACTTACTGCTGGCACACTAGCTTTTTTCGCAGGGTTTGCAGCAGTTGCTCTCTTTGGTACTACTGTACTTAAAGTTGGTCCTATATTACACTTGAACTTAGTCGAGATTTCATGGTTAGTAGCGATACCTATCGTTACCGGCTCACTTTTGAGAATACCGTTTTCTTTATTGGTTGATAAATATGGTCGTTGGACTCTATTTACACAGCTAGTAATAGGGTTTCTAGGTATGGTAGGAATTGCATATACCCTTAAACAAATTAATACTTTACCGCACACGACAGCTTATTATATGTTATTACTTTTTGGTGCAATCGCTGGTACCTCAATCTCAACGTTTTCTAGTGGAATTACATACGTTTCTTACTTCTTCCCTCAACGTAAACAAGGAACAGCTTTAGGAATTTTTGCTGGTATAGGAAATTCTGCACCGGGAATATTTACTGCAATTTTACCATTCGCTTTAGCGTCTTTAGGACTTGTGAACGCTTACATTGCATGGGCCTCATTTTTAGCTTTAATGATCATCATTTATGCTCTCATTTCGTTAGATCCCTTATATATTACTTGCATAAAAAGGTGTGGTAAGAACAAAGACGAGGCTCAAAATTTATTGAAAGCTGCTGGCTTTGAGATTGTACCTTCTGGTTCCTTATCAGAATCATTAAAGAATGCTAGTAAAGATCCTAGAGTTTGGGCATTGGTTATAATGTATTTGACATCTTTCGGCGGTTTTGAGGCTTTAACTGAGTGGTTACCCACATACTGGAAGAGCTTCATGCATGTAACTTCAGTAGAAGCCGGTATATTGACTGGAGTAGTATATTCTCTAGTGACAGCATTAATAAGAATCTTCGGTGGATGGTCCTCAGATAAGTTTGGAGGTGAAAAAGTTGCCTTGATTTCGTATATCATAATGATTTTAGGAAGTATAGTTTTCATCATGGCTTACTCAATACCAATATCCGTATCAGCAGAGATAATTATGGCCATAGGAATGGGTATAGCCAATGGAGCAGTTTATAAGCTAGTTCCTAGGTATTCACCAAAAGCTGTCAGTGGTGCTTCTGGGCTAGTAGGTGGTTTAGGTTCTGCTGGAGGATTACTAATTCCACCTGTAATGGGATATATTGCAAGTGCAACTAATTTTCCATACGCATTTACTGTATTTACAATTTTAGGTATAGTCTCAGTAGCTCTTTCTGTTACATTATGGAAAATTGGAGGTAATAAAAATGAGTAA
- a CDS encoding nitrate reductase subunit alpha, with product MTWQKFEKGGRDWEQFYRNRWQYDKVVRSTHGVNCTGSCSWMIYVKDGIIITEMQALDYPIINPEIPPYEPRGCPRGASFSWYEYSPHRIKYPYVRRALLELWREELQRIKDPVKAWENIVENPEKSMQYKKARGKGGFVRASWEEVYELISAALIYTIKKYGPDRIFGFTPIPAMSMVSYSAGTRFLSLIGGVVMSFYDWYADLPIASPQVWGEQTDVPESADWYNSTYIIDWGTNIPQTRTPDAHFYTEVRYRGTKIVAIAPDYAEYVKFADLWIHPKPGTDGALALAMAHVIAKEFHVDREVEYFKNYIKKYTDAPFLVILEEEDGRLVPGRYLRASDIASVDKGDWKLVVFDLNSNSFSIPNGSIGFRWSNDKKWNLELKDSITGKDIEPALTFLGIHDKVVSVSFPRFDEKGYIEREVPVKVIKTTKGKNVYITTVFDLLLANLGVKREGLKGYPENYDDEVPYTPAWQEKITGVPRELVIQVAREFAQNAEETKGKSLVLVGAGTNHWFHSDLIYRAIITILMLIGAIGVNGGGWAHYVGQEKVRPIEGWNTIAFARDWVPATRWQSTGLWVYMHTDQWRYDEVLMDKLAVGKTMYTHPADYVRLSVEKGWQPLYPQFNTNPLHVGNSVDEVINKLEKKDISFAVADIDNPINFPRILFVWRSNLLFSSGKGSEYFLKHLLGTENSVENRDEVAKNYVKNIRWRDPAPEGKLDLLIDLNFRMDSTALYSDIVLPAATWYEKYDISSTDMHTFVHPFTPAIDPPWEAKSDWKIFVNLAKKFSEMASKYFDRKVTDVVYVPLLHDTADEIAYPMLTDPEAQVLMEEKLTPGKNMGKIILVERDYSKVYEMMITLGPLVKEKKLMYFGIENNYSKEYEELKEFLGSLDDRPLIDEDKKVAEAILRLSGSTNGEVSVREYKYLEDKTGLDFRDLSEGIEEIKITFNDIIAQPRRVIDSPIESGIVKGNRTYSAFTFNVEYYVPWRTLSGRQHFYLDHILIREEGEQLPVYKPPLEIVKTTNTDGVLIARYLTPHGKWQIHSTFMDNLRMLTLFRGGPVIWINEDDAKSIGVKDNDWVEVFNENGIIVTRAVVSNRIPRGTVIMYHAQERTIYVKESKNGKMSGSHNAVTRVHIKPTWLIGGYAQFSFALNYYGPVGTQRDTIVSIRRLE from the coding sequence ATGACTTGGCAAAAATTTGAAAAAGGAGGAAGAGATTGGGAGCAATTTTACAGAAATAGATGGCAGTATGATAAAGTCGTCAGAAGTACGCATGGGGTTAATTGTACAGGTTCTTGTAGTTGGATGATCTATGTTAAGGATGGTATTATAATAACTGAAATGCAAGCTTTAGATTATCCAATTATTAATCCTGAAATTCCTCCCTACGAACCAAGAGGATGTCCTAGAGGAGCCAGTTTTTCATGGTATGAATATTCTCCGCATAGGATTAAATACCCTTATGTTAGGAGAGCCTTACTAGAACTTTGGAGAGAAGAACTTCAAAGGATAAAAGATCCAGTAAAAGCGTGGGAAAATATCGTAGAAAATCCTGAAAAGTCAATGCAATATAAAAAGGCTAGAGGTAAAGGTGGTTTTGTTAGAGCATCATGGGAAGAAGTATATGAATTAATTTCCGCTGCACTCATTTACACCATAAAAAAATATGGTCCGGATAGAATATTTGGCTTCACTCCGATTCCAGCTATGTCCATGGTAAGTTATTCTGCAGGAACTAGATTTCTTTCATTAATAGGAGGAGTAGTAATGAGTTTCTATGATTGGTACGCCGATTTACCAATAGCTTCGCCTCAAGTTTGGGGAGAGCAAACTGATGTTCCAGAGAGTGCAGATTGGTATAATTCTACATATATCATTGATTGGGGAACTAACATACCTCAAACAAGAACGCCTGATGCCCATTTCTATACTGAAGTAAGGTACAGAGGTACTAAAATAGTTGCAATTGCACCAGACTACGCAGAATACGTTAAATTCGCCGATTTATGGATACATCCTAAACCGGGAACTGATGGAGCATTGGCATTAGCAATGGCTCATGTGATAGCTAAAGAGTTTCATGTGGATAGAGAAGTGGAATACTTTAAAAATTACATTAAAAAGTACACAGATGCACCTTTCTTAGTGATATTAGAGGAAGAGGATGGAAGGTTAGTACCAGGAAGATATCTAAGGGCTTCTGATATAGCATCAGTCGATAAGGGCGATTGGAAATTAGTAGTATTTGATTTGAATAGTAATAGTTTTTCTATACCAAATGGCAGTATAGGTTTTAGATGGTCCAACGATAAGAAATGGAATCTAGAACTTAAGGATAGCATAACTGGAAAGGATATAGAACCAGCGTTGACATTTTTAGGTATCCATGATAAGGTGGTGAGTGTAAGTTTTCCTAGATTTGATGAGAAAGGTTACATAGAAAGAGAAGTCCCAGTTAAGGTTATCAAAACGACAAAAGGTAAAAATGTTTACATAACTACTGTCTTTGACCTACTATTAGCTAATCTGGGCGTAAAAAGAGAAGGACTAAAAGGATATCCAGAAAACTATGATGACGAAGTACCTTACACTCCTGCTTGGCAGGAGAAAATTACTGGAGTTCCAAGAGAATTAGTTATTCAAGTAGCTAGGGAGTTTGCTCAAAACGCAGAAGAGACAAAGGGTAAATCTTTAGTTTTGGTAGGTGCTGGAACGAATCATTGGTTCCATAGTGATCTAATTTATCGTGCAATCATAACTATTTTAATGTTAATTGGCGCAATCGGAGTTAATGGGGGAGGTTGGGCACATTATGTTGGGCAAGAAAAAGTTAGACCCATAGAAGGTTGGAACACAATAGCTTTCGCTAGAGATTGGGTTCCTGCAACTAGGTGGCAAAGTACTGGGCTATGGGTTTACATGCATACAGATCAATGGAGGTATGACGAGGTCCTAATGGATAAGCTAGCCGTTGGAAAGACTATGTATACACATCCTGCAGACTACGTTAGGCTATCAGTGGAAAAGGGTTGGCAGCCCCTCTATCCCCAGTTTAATACAAATCCTTTACATGTTGGCAATAGCGTAGATGAGGTAATAAACAAGTTAGAGAAAAAAGATATTTCATTCGCAGTCGCTGATATTGATAATCCAATTAATTTTCCTAGAATATTGTTCGTATGGAGATCTAATCTGTTATTTTCTAGTGGAAAAGGTAGCGAATATTTCTTAAAGCATCTGTTGGGTACTGAAAATTCAGTTGAGAATAGAGATGAAGTAGCTAAAAATTACGTTAAAAATATAAGATGGAGAGATCCAGCGCCTGAAGGCAAGTTAGACCTTTTGATTGATCTGAACTTCAGAATGGACAGTACTGCATTATATTCGGATATAGTTTTACCTGCTGCAACTTGGTATGAAAAGTATGACATTAGCTCAACCGATATGCATACGTTCGTTCATCCATTCACTCCCGCTATAGATCCTCCGTGGGAAGCTAAAAGTGATTGGAAAATTTTCGTAAATTTAGCCAAGAAGTTCTCTGAGATGGCTTCCAAATACTTCGATAGAAAAGTTACTGATGTGGTTTATGTTCCACTCTTGCATGATACAGCAGATGAGATAGCTTATCCCATGTTGACTGATCCTGAGGCCCAAGTTTTAATGGAAGAGAAATTAACTCCAGGTAAGAATATGGGTAAAATAATTCTAGTAGAGAGAGACTATTCAAAAGTTTATGAAATGATGATAACCTTAGGACCTCTCGTTAAAGAGAAAAAATTAATGTATTTCGGTATAGAAAACAACTATTCCAAAGAATATGAAGAGTTAAAGGAGTTTTTAGGTAGTTTGGATGATAGACCACTTATTGATGAGGATAAAAAAGTAGCAGAGGCTATATTAAGGCTAAGCGGTTCAACAAATGGTGAGGTCTCTGTCAGAGAGTACAAATATTTGGAAGATAAGACCGGGCTAGATTTTAGAGATTTAAGTGAAGGAATAGAAGAGATAAAGATTACATTTAACGATATAATAGCCCAACCTCGTAGAGTAATAGATAGTCCTATAGAATCCGGAATAGTCAAAGGAAATAGGACGTACTCAGCGTTTACTTTTAACGTTGAATATTATGTGCCATGGAGAACTTTATCTGGTAGGCAGCACTTTTACCTTGATCACATACTGATCAGAGAAGAAGGGGAACAATTGCCGGTATATAAACCACCATTGGAAATTGTAAAAACAACTAATACTGACGGAGTTTTGATCGCTAGATACTTAACTCCTCATGGGAAATGGCAAATACACTCAACTTTTATGGATAATTTGAGAATGTTAACGTTATTTAGGGGCGGTCCAGTAATTTGGATAAATGAGGATGACGCTAAATCTATAGGAGTTAAGGATAATGATTGGGTAGAAGTGTTTAATGAGAACGGTATAATAGTCACAAGAGCGGTGGTTTCTAATAGAATTCCTAGAGGTACGGTAATCATGTATCACGCACAAGAGAGAACAATTTACGTTAAGGAATCTAAAAACGGAAAGATGAGTGGATCTCATAATGCGGTAACGAGGGTTCACATAAAACCGACATGGCTAATTGGAGGTTACGCCCAATTTTCTTTCGCTTTAAATTATTATGGTCCCGTTGGTACGCAAAGAGATACAATAGTTTCAATAAGGAGGTTGGAGTAA
- the narH gene encoding nitrate reductase subunit beta translates to MKILAQFMGVFNLDKCLGCNACTVACKNLWTNRDGTEYMYWNNVETRPGPGYPLEWEDQEKYRGGWILTRDGKLKLAIGGRIARLLELFHNPYLPTIDDYFEPFTFTYDNLISATQSDKQPVAEPISLVSGKKMEIRLGPNWNDDLAGGSEAILKDPNIKKLENKIKTDFENAFMMYLPRICNHCLNPACVAACPAGAMYKREEDGIVLNDQNKCRGWRFCVAACPYKKVYYNWVTGKAEKCILCYPRLETGQIPACFHECVGRIRYLGVVLYDADRVEWAASARDPKEIIDRHLEIIQNPFDENVIKNAKENGITDDFIEAAQRTPVYKMIKVWKIALPLHPEFRTLPMIWYIPPLSPLVENIRVKSDEEFFPIVDHMRIPIEYLANMFTAGDTEKIKEALKKLIGLRIYMRQKRLGKKIDERVIKETSLTEEDLEEMYKVLAIARLEDRFVIPTAHKEKALSIFEETLAPEYIQGNRGLEHTSRRDLRLRRK, encoded by the coding sequence ATGAAAATATTAGCTCAATTTATGGGTGTATTCAATTTAGATAAATGCTTAGGTTGTAATGCGTGTACAGTAGCATGTAAGAATTTGTGGACTAACAGAGATGGCACAGAATATATGTATTGGAATAACGTTGAAACTAGGCCTGGTCCCGGATATCCATTAGAATGGGAAGATCAAGAAAAGTACAGAGGAGGTTGGATTTTAACTAGAGATGGTAAATTAAAGTTAGCCATAGGTGGAAGAATAGCTAGATTACTGGAACTATTTCACAATCCATATTTGCCCACAATTGACGATTATTTTGAACCATTCACGTTTACCTATGATAATTTAATCAGTGCTACGCAAAGCGATAAACAACCGGTTGCAGAGCCAATATCACTTGTAAGTGGTAAAAAAATGGAGATAAGATTAGGACCTAATTGGAACGATGATTTAGCTGGTGGTTCTGAAGCTATTTTGAAGGATCCTAATATCAAAAAGTTAGAGAATAAGATAAAGACTGATTTCGAAAATGCCTTTATGATGTATTTACCTAGAATATGCAATCATTGTTTAAACCCAGCCTGTGTTGCGGCTTGTCCTGCAGGGGCTATGTATAAGAGAGAAGAAGATGGAATAGTTTTGAATGATCAAAATAAGTGTCGTGGATGGAGATTTTGTGTTGCCGCATGTCCATATAAGAAAGTATATTATAACTGGGTAACGGGAAAGGCCGAAAAGTGTATATTGTGCTATCCCAGATTAGAGACTGGTCAAATTCCAGCATGTTTCCATGAATGTGTTGGAAGGATTAGATATCTAGGCGTAGTGTTATACGATGCAGATAGAGTGGAATGGGCTGCATCAGCTAGGGATCCTAAGGAAATAATTGACAGACATCTAGAGATAATTCAAAATCCTTTCGATGAAAACGTTATAAAGAATGCTAAAGAGAATGGGATAACTGATGATTTCATAGAAGCAGCTCAAAGAACTCCAGTATATAAGATGATTAAAGTTTGGAAAATAGCTTTGCCATTACATCCAGAATTCAGAACACTCCCAATGATATGGTATATTCCACCTTTAAGTCCTTTAGTGGAGAATATAAGGGTGAAAAGTGATGAGGAATTCTTCCCTATCGTAGATCATATGAGGATACCAATAGAATACTTAGCCAATATGTTTACTGCGGGTGATACTGAAAAAATAAAGGAAGCATTGAAAAAATTGATTGGTTTAAGAATTTATATGAGGCAGAAAAGATTAGGCAAGAAAATTGATGAAAGAGTAATTAAAGAAACTTCATTAACAGAAGAGGATCTTGAAGAGATGTATAAGGTCTTAGCTATAGCTAGGTTGGAAGATAGATTCGTAATTCCTACTGCACATAAGGAGAAGGCTTTAAGCATATTTGAGGAAACATTAGCCCCAGAATACATTCAAGGCAATAGAGGGTTAGAACATACTTCAAGAAGAGATTTGAGGTTGAGGAGAAAATGA
- the narJ gene encoding nitrate reductase molybdenum cofactor assembly chaperone — MNLLEITAELLEYPTSWIGRRKEIINSISQISSPHKQFLLEFLESISVYNELDLEEIYVSTFDNNDYITLYITYYITGEEKERIKPAKRGLLLAWLKERIKMNGKELPDYLPVLLKYLSANNDDEVKKILQRPISIILNRLKEKNSIFYPLIKLAYLELYGGNQNE; from the coding sequence ATGAACCTACTGGAAATTACTGCGGAATTATTGGAATATCCAACCTCATGGATAGGGAGGAGGAAGGAAATTATCAATTCCATAAGTCAGATATCATCACCTCATAAGCAATTTCTACTAGAATTCTTGGAGAGCATTTCCGTATATAATGAACTAGATCTTGAAGAAATCTATGTCAGTACTTTTGATAATAATGATTATATTACCTTATATATAACTTATTATATAACTGGAGAAGAAAAAGAAAGAATAAAACCGGCTAAGAGAGGTCTATTACTAGCTTGGCTAAAAGAGAGAATTAAAATGAATGGTAAAGAATTACCTGATTATCTACCAGTACTATTAAAATATTTGAGTGCTAATAATGATGATGAAGTAAAGAAAATATTACAAAGACCTATTAGTATTATTTTGAATAGACTTAAAGAGAAGAACTCTATTTTTTATCCTCTCATCAAGTTGGCTTATCTAGAACTTTATGGAGGGAATCAAAATGAATGA
- the narI gene encoding respiratory nitrate reductase subunit gamma, with protein sequence MNDLFWVIYPYISITIFFSGYIYTYLTRRYYWSARSLQLLSKRTHSYASNLFHYGIVIVLLGHLFGIALPASALLAIGISYSLHIALAFYLGATFGIITIIGLIWLLAISYFTKAVDSLSVTDHLVYIILVLVLITGLYNTLVVHPNYEATVAPWFQGLITFHPNPVLMTQAPLILQVHVALSFLLYAIWPFSRLVHVFTFPVTYLWRPYIVYRRYSLSKIRKKEKPF encoded by the coding sequence ATGAATGATCTGTTTTGGGTAATTTATCCTTATATATCAATTACTATATTTTTCTCAGGCTATATTTACACGTATTTAACAAGGAGGTATTACTGGTCTGCCAGATCACTCCAACTTCTTTCAAAACGTACACATTCCTATGCATCTAACCTTTTCCATTATGGTATAGTTATAGTACTTTTAGGACATTTATTCGGAATAGCCTTACCAGCTTCAGCACTACTAGCAATAGGAATATCGTATAGTTTACATATAGCTTTGGCATTTTATTTGGGAGCAACATTTGGAATAATAACCATAATAGGACTAATATGGCTATTAGCAATTTCATATTTTACTAAGGCCGTTGATTCATTATCGGTCACAGATCACTTAGTATACATAATACTAGTTTTAGTGCTAATAACTGGACTCTATAATACACTGGTAGTGCATCCAAATTATGAAGCTACTGTTGCGCCATGGTTCCAAGGACTTATAACATTCCATCCCAATCCAGTCTTAATGACTCAAGCACCTTTAATATTACAGGTTCATGTTGCTTTATCATTCCTATTGTATGCAATATGGCCCTTCTCAAGACTAGTTCATGTCTTTACGTTTCCCGTGACATACTTATGGAGACCTTATATCGTTTATAGAAGATATAGCTTATCTAAAATTAGGAAAAAAGAGAAACCTTTTTGA
- a CDS encoding transposase: MPKNLRIKTFQPEIQYLHLTYTIKNNEREKSKELIQAYKHLLNKGIKYVFSRIVIRKEKKRVKVSLPKKKEIYKELREHLMKENKHNLAKHYVDQAIHDAYSILESWRRRFEKGKAKLKPPLVKKAYVRVKTTLRKIIGKSVRITVKPHEYITYSWNKTWFSKRVNDFELTEPIIKEDKVYLVFRKKLQTTTPLEVVAFDSNLFSLDGYDGEKFVTVSLKQLYSLKYGMQRKRSKIQSVASKKFRIGRRLLGKYSHRERNRVNDLIHKLANLILNLYNNHVLVFEKLNKQEMFEDAGDSLSRKLSRAVWGRLLSVLKYKASLYNCRVVEVNPRFTSRSCPRCGWVNSRMVGKTFRCGKCGFTLDRQFNASLNIFKRYLRKFNLKMWGFPHPFRVSGVIPLMGRRGMSIRDFGELQGSKIEYKIYEIQ, translated from the coding sequence ATGCCAAAGAACTTAAGAATCAAAACATTCCAACCAGAAATACAATACCTACACCTAACATACACAATAAAAAACAATGAGAGGGAGAAAAGCAAAGAGTTAATACAAGCATACAAACACCTACTAAACAAAGGAATAAAATACGTGTTCTCAAGAATAGTAATAAGAAAGGAGAAAAAGAGAGTGAAAGTATCCCTACCAAAAAAGAAAGAAATATACAAGGAACTAAGAGAACACTTAATGAAGGAAAACAAACACAACCTAGCAAAACACTACGTTGATCAAGCAATACACGATGCTTATTCAATCCTAGAATCATGGAGAAGAAGATTTGAAAAAGGAAAAGCTAAATTAAAACCACCACTAGTAAAGAAAGCCTACGTAAGAGTAAAAACAACACTAAGAAAAATTATAGGAAAAAGCGTTAGGATAACAGTCAAACCTCACGAATACATCACATACTCTTGGAATAAAACGTGGTTCTCAAAGAGGGTTAATGACTTTGAACTAACAGAACCAATAATCAAGGAAGATAAAGTGTATTTAGTCTTCAGAAAGAAACTACAAACAACAACACCCCTAGAAGTTGTTGCCTTTGACTCAAACTTATTCTCCCTAGATGGTTATGATGGAGAGAAGTTCGTAACAGTTTCACTGAAACAACTTTATTCCTTGAAGTATGGTATGCAGAGGAAGAGGAGTAAGATTCAATCAGTAGCTTCTAAGAAATTTAGGATTGGGAGGAGGTTGTTGGGTAAGTACTCTCATCGTGAGAGGAATAGGGTTAATGATTTGATTCACAAATTGGCTAATCTTATTCTTAACCTTTACAATAATCACGTCCTAGTTTTTGAAAAGCTTAACAAACAAGAGATGTTTGAGGATGCTGGTGATTCTCTCTCAAGGAAATTGTCTAGGGCTGTTTGGGGTAGGTTGTTGAGTGTGTTGAAGTATAAGGCTTCGTTGTATAATTGTAGGGTTGTTGAGGTAAACCCGCGTTTTACGTCTAGGTCTTGCCCCAGATGTGGATGGGTTAATTCCCGAATGGTTGGCAAGACCTTTAGGTGTGGGAAATGTGGATTCACTTTGGATAGGCAATTTAATGCATCTCTTAACATTTTCAAGAGGTATTTGAGGAAATTTAACCTTAAGATGTGGGGGTTTCCTCACCCTTTTAGGGTGAGTGGGGTTATCCCCCTAATGGGACGGAGAGGGATGAGCATACGCGACTTCGGTGAACTCCAAGGGTCGAAAATTGAATACAAAATATATGAAATTCAATGA
- a CDS encoding VapB-type antitoxin, producing the protein MVHTTISVSEDVKKELERLKRKMEVELGRTLSWDDFFSELIKERTEKEKKDKKLILSDEEAEILLRLTEEGRRSWRRNA; encoded by the coding sequence ATGGTGCATACAACAATAAGTGTCAGTGAAGACGTGAAGAAGGAACTAGAGAGATTAAAAAGAAAAATGGAAGTAGAACTGGGAAGAACATTAAGTTGGGATGACTTCTTCTCAGAGCTTATTAAAGAAAGAACAGAGAAAGAAAAGAAGGATAAGAAACTAATCCTTTCTGATGAAGAAGCTGAAATTCTTTTACGTTTAACTGAAGAAGGAAGGAGATCATGGAGGAGAAATGCTTAG
- a CDS encoding hemerythrin domain-containing protein: protein MSYNEFAKNFRDEHRRIRDTILELSLAINEGRINEARELLVRLDQLTGPHFRYEEEAMYPALVKFLGKKNVEKLFKEHDGAIETANTLKNLLSKDKLNNEEKEKAVDLTLGLLPHVTDCEGLTLFVEKMPDHQVKNILESREKAMKENLPLTKWSTTIRKRPQL, encoded by the coding sequence ATGAGTTACAATGAATTTGCAAAAAACTTCAGGGATGAACACAGAAGAATAAGGGATACAATTCTTGAGTTAAGCTTAGCAATAAATGAAGGAAGAATAAATGAGGCTAGAGAACTTTTAGTTAGATTGGACCAGCTAACTGGACCACATTTCAGATATGAAGAGGAAGCTATGTATCCTGCTCTAGTTAAATTCTTGGGTAAAAAGAATGTTGAAAAACTCTTCAAGGAACATGATGGTGCGATAGAAACTGCTAATACTCTTAAGAACTTGTTAAGCAAAGACAAGTTAAACAACGAGGAAAAAGAAAAGGCAGTTGACTTAACTCTCGGTCTCCTACCACATGTGACAGATTGTGAAGGGCTAACACTATTCGTGGAAAAAATGCCGGATCATCAAGTCAAAAACATTCTCGAGAGCAGAGAGAAAGCGATGAAAGAAAATCTACCTCTCACTAAGTGGTCTACAACTATTAGAAAAAGACCACAACTTTGA